A single Pagrus major chromosome 19, Pma_NU_1.0 DNA region contains:
- the LOC141014511 gene encoding cytochrome P450 2F2-like: MFVSFILLCICIFFLILFIKCQRPKNFPPGPAPLPVLGNLLNLSLDNPMKDFDRLWKCYGNVYSLFIGPKPAVVINGLQAMKEAMMTKAADFAGRPQDIFVSDLTQRGMVLADYGASWREHRRFALMTLRNFGLGKQSMEQRILGEIQYTVETLEKSIGTTLSPQVLFHNAASNIICQVLFGTRYDYDDSFIRVVVQCFKENSKIANGPWAMLYDSIPMIRNLPLPFMKAFKNIETCKNLVTRLIAEHKDTRVPGQPRDFLDCYLDELDKRGDDGSSFCEDRLIMFVLDLHFAGTDTTSNTLLTGFLYLMTYPHIQERCQQEIDQVLEKKDHASYDDRHNMPYMQAVIHEVQRIANTVPLSVFHCTTNDTELMGYFLPRGTLIIQNLNSVLNEEGQWKSPHEFNPENFLNNQGEFVKPEAFMPFSAGPRMCLGEGLARMELFLITVTLLRKFKFIWPEDAGPPDYTPVYGVTLSPKPYCMKVQLRAEQ, from the exons ATGTTTGTTTCCTTCATCCTACTATGCATCTGTATTTTCTTCCTTATCCTCTTTATCAAATGTCAGCGGCCCAAGAACTTTCCTCCAGGACCAGCTCCACTACCCGTACTGGGGAACCTGTTGAACCTCAGCCTGGACAACCCCATGAAAGACTTTGACAGG CTGTGGAAGTGCTACGGAAACGTCTACAGTCTCTTCATCGGACCCAAACCGGCCGTGGTCATTAATGGCTTGCAGGCCATGAAGGAGGCCATGATGACCAAGGCTGCTGACTTTGCTGGACGACCTCAAGACATCTTTGTCAGTGACCTCACCCAGAGAG GAATGGTTCTGGCAGACTACGGCGCTAGCTGGAGGGAGCATCGTCGCTTTGCTCTGATGACCTTGAGGAATTTTGGTCTGGGAAAGCAGTCCATGGAGCAGAGGATTCTGGGAGAGATACAgtacacagtggaaacactggAAAAGAGCATTG GTACAACCCTGAGTCCTCAAGTTCTGTTTCATAACGCCGCCTCCAACATCATCTGCCAGGTTCTGTTTGGCACACGTTACGACTATGATGACAGCTTCATCAGAGTGGTCGTTCAGTGCTTTAAAGAAAATTCCAAGATAGCTAATGGACCCTGGGCTATG CTGTATGACTCTATTCCCATGATTCGAAACCTGCCGCTACCTTTCATGAAGGCGTTTAAGAACATTGAG aCTTGTAAGAACCTTGTAACTCGTCTGATCGCTGAGCACAAAGACACCAGAGTCCCTGGGCAGCCACGAGACTTCCTTGACTGCTATCTGGATGAGCTGGATAAG AGAGGCGATGACGGCTCCTCTTTTTGTGAAGATCGACTCATCATGTTTGTTCTGGATCTTCACTTTGCCGGGACTGACACAACATCCAACACCCTGCTCACTGGATTCCTTTACCTCATGACCTACCCACATATCCAAG AGCGATGTCAGCAGGAGATCGACCAGGTGTTGGAAAAGAAGGATCATGCCAGTTACGATGATAGACACAACATGCCTTACATGCAG GCTGTGATCCATGAAGTCCAAAGGATAGCCAACACCGTCCCTCTTAGTGTCTTCCACTGTACAACAAATGACACAGAGCTCATGGGATATTTCCTACCCAGG GGTACATTGATCATCCAAAATCTGAACTCGGTGCTGAACGAGGAGGGACAGTGGAAATCCCCTCATGAGTTCAACCCTGAGAACTTCCTCAACAACCAGGGAGAGTTTGTTAAACCAGAAGCTTTCATGCCTTTCTCTGCAG GTCCTCGTATGTGTCTCGGAGAGGGCCTGGCTCGTATGGAGCTCTTCCTCATCACGGTGACTCTGCTGAGGAAGTTCAAGTTCATCTGGCCTGAGGATGCAGGACCGCCGGACTACACCCCCGTCTATGGAGTCACTCTGTCCCCTAAACCTTACTGCATGAAGGTCCAACTCAGGGCGGAACAGTAA
- the fzd8a gene encoding frizzled-8a encodes MDLFGIYLLLSLALLPRSSCTTAKEITCQEIAVPLCKGIGYNYTYMPNQFNHDTQDEAGLEVHQFWPLVEIQCSPDLKFFLCSMYTPICLEDYKKPLPPCRSVCERARAGCAPLMRQYGFPWPDRMKCDLLPVQGNPDTLCMDYNRTDSTTVSPVLSKPTNHPGKGYNPPKNKPGRPGAPGKYKPPAAPCEPGCKCLEPMVPVNTDRHPLYNRVKTGQIPNCAMPCHNPYFTHDERAFTAFWIGLWSVLCFVSTFATVATFLIDMERFKYPERPIIFLSACYMFVSIGYIVRLIAGHEKVACNREFDMEHIHYDTTGPALCTVVFLLIYFFGMASSIWWVILSLTWFLAAGMKWGNEAIASYSQYFHLAAWLIPSMKSIAVLALSSVDGDSVAGICYVGNQNLDNLRGFVLAPLVIYLFIGTMFLLAGFVSLFRIRSVIKQGGTKTDKLEKLMIRIGIFTVLYTVPATIIVACYFYEQHNRQSWEITHNCSNCLLERDRRSPDYAVFMLKYFMCLLVGITSGVWIWSGKTLDSWRTFCTRCCWGSKGTSGSMYSDVSTGLTWRSGTASSVSCPKQMPLSQV; translated from the coding sequence ATGGACCTGTTTGGGATTTACCTGCTCCTCTCGCTCGCTCTCCTGCCCCGATCCAGCTGCACCACGGCCAAGGAGATCACCTGCCAGGAGATAGCCGTGCCGCTGTGCAAGGGGATCGGCTACAACTACACCTACATGCCTAACCAGTTCAATCACGACACGCAGGACGAGGCGGGACTGGAGGTGCACCAGTTCTGGCCTCTGGTCGAGATCCAGTGTTCGCCGGACCTGAAGTTCTTCTTGTGCAGCATGTACACCCCGATCTGCCTGGAGGACTATAAAAAACCTCTCCCGCCGTGCCGgagcgtgtgtgagagagccCGGGCCGGCTGTGCGCCTCTCATGAGGCAGTACGGCTTCCCCTGGCCGGACAGGATGAAGTGTGACCTGCTGCCGGTGCAAGGCAACCCCGACACTCTCTGCATGGACTACAACAGAACCGACTCCACCACAGTGTCCCCTGTCCTCTCCAAACCCACCAACCATCCCGGGAAAGGTTACAATCCGCCTAAAAACAAGCCCGGCCGGCCCGGCGCGCCGGGGAAATACAAGCCGCCTGCTGCCCCGTGTGAGCCGGGGTGCAAGTGTTTGGAGCCCATGGTGCCGGTGAACACGGACCGACACCCGCTCTACAACCGCGTCAAAACGGGTCAGATCCCCAACTGCGCCATGCCGTGCCACAACCCGTATTTTACGCACGACGAGAGGGCTTTCACCGCGTTTTGGATAGGACTTTGGTCCGTGTTGTGCTTCGTGTCAACTTTTGCCACCGTCGCCACTTTCCTCATCGACATGGAGCGGTTCAAGTACCCGGAGAGacccatcatcttcctctcggCTTGTTACATGTTCGTGTCCATCGGCTACATCGTCAGGTTGATCGCCGGGCACGAGAAAGTGGCGTGTAACCGGGAGTTTGACATGGAGCACATCCACTACGACACCACCGGCCCCGCGCTCTGCACCGTGGTCTTCCTCCTTATTTACTTTTTCGGCATGGCCAGCTCCATCTGGTGGGTCATCCTGTCTCTGACCTGGTTCCTCGCGGCCGGGATGAAGTGGGGCAACGAGGCGATCGCCAGTTACTCCCAGTACTTCCACCTGGCCGCCTGGCTCATCCCCAGCATGAAGTCCATCGCGGTGCTGGCGCTGAGCTCCGTGGACGGGGACTCGGTGGCCGGGATCTGCTACGTGGGGAACCAGAACCTGGACAACTTGCGGGGCTTCGTTTTGGCCCCtttggtgatttatttattcataggCACTATGTTCCTCCTGGCCGGATTTGTGTCCCTGTTCAGGATCCGCAGCGTCATTAAACAAGGCGGCACCAAGACTGACAAACTGGAGAAGCTGATGATCAGAATAGGCATCTTCACGGTGCTCTACACGGTGCCAGCCACCATCATAGTCGCCTGTTACTTTTACGAACAGCACAACAGGCAGAGCTGGGAGATCACGCACAACTGCTCCAACTGTTTACTGGAGAGGGACCGCAGGAGCCCGGACTATGCAGTTTTTATGTTAAAGTACTTTATGTGCCTTCTGGTGGGCATCACGTCCGGAGTGTGGATCTGGTCCGGGAAAACTTTGGACTCCTGGAGGACTTTTTGCACCAGGTGCTGCTGGGGCAGTAAGGGCACCAGCGGCTCCATGTACAGCGACGTGAGCACCGGCCTCACGTGGAGGTCGGGCACGGCCAGCTCCGTGTCCTGCCCCAAGCAGATGCCATTGTCCCAGGTTTGA
- the gjd4 gene encoding gap junction delta-4 protein, producing MAGSRASEVIFISVNHSITLMGKVWLIVMIFLRILILLFAGFPLYQDEQERFVCNTIQPGCANVCFDLFSPISLFRFWLVQLITLCIPYIIFIIYVVHKVSNGLTVELNSPGHVKALPLFSIHQEPFSKTSVTKMVAERGWARCFTGAYILHLMFRTLLEAGFGAAHYYLFGFYIPRRFLCQHPPCTTQVDCYISRPTEKTVMLNFMLGVAALSLFLNVVDFVCAIKRSVVQKSKRKMMVEKIYEEEQCFLSAGGTSRATDPSSSLVQQDPEVEVGAPGCNTNGNNGYSVSQEEVLERNGSEVALCPPEPMGTPRSIRVSKRGRLKPPPPPKRDLGSSPGGSAGPIGEVSTATAICTRRVGQYTLVELASNAETQTNDDGQEKRSEWV from the exons ATGGCGGGATCACGTGCTTCTGAGGTCATCTTTATCTCTGTCAATCACAGCATCACTTTGATGG GGAAGGTGTGGCTCATTGTGATGATCTTCCTCCGTATCCTGATCCTCCTCTTTGCTGGTTTTCCTCTCTACCAGGACGAGCAGGAGCGATTTGTGTGTAACACCATTCAACCCGGCTGCGCCAACGTTTGCTTCGATCTTTTCTCTCCCATCTCTCTTTTTCGCTTCTGGCTGGTGCAGCTCATCACCTTGTGTATCCCCTACATCATCTTTATAATCTACGTGGTCCACAAGGTCTCGAACGGCCTCACTGTGGAACTGAACTCCCCGGGTCACGTCAAAGCCTTGCCGCTGTTCAGCATCCACCAGGAGCCATTCAGCAAAACATCCGTAACCAAGATGGTGGCTGAGAGAGGGTGGGCCCGGTGCTTCACGGGAGCCTACATCCTCCATCTGATGTTCAGAACCTTGCTGGAGGCAGGGTTCGGGGCAGCTCACTATTATCTTTTTGGTTTCTACATCCCCAGGAGGTTCCTGTGCCAGCATCCACCATGCACTACCCAGGTGGACTGCTACATCTCCAGGCCCACTGAGAAGACCGTGATGCTCAACTTCATGCTCGGTGTGGCCGCTCTGTCCCTTTTCCTAAATGTGGTGGATTTTGTCTGCGCCATCAAGCGCTCTGTGGTGCAGAAGAGCAAGAGGAAAATGATGGTGGAGAAGATTTATGAAGAAGAGCAGTGTTTCCTCTCAGCTGGAGGcacctccagagccacagaccCAAGTTCCTCACTGGTTCAGCAGGATCCAGAGGTGGAGGTCG GAGCTCCAGGGTGCAACACCAACGGGAACAATGGCTACTCTGTTTCGCAAGAGGAGGTTCTGGAGAGGAATGGCAGTGAGGTTGCTCTTTGCCCCCCAGAGCCAATGGGGACACCAAGATCCATTCGTGTCAGCAAACGTGGTCGTCTTAAACCGCCACCTCCACCCAAACGGGACCTTGGATCATCTCCCGGTGGGTCAGCAGGGCCCATTGGGGAAGTTTCCACAGCAACAGCGATCTGTACGAGGAGGGTTGGGCAGTATACGCTGGTTGAGCTGGCTAGCAATGCAGAGACACAGACCAATGATGATGGGCAAGAGAAAAGATCAGAGTGGGTATGA